The genomic stretch TTTCTCTGTTCAGTACCGTCTTGTCTTTTCTTTTCACTTCctttttatatctttttctcttttttaatttattaataacattaactttttttttattattggaCTGGAACATTATCTTTATTTTGGGCTATATAGATAGGGTCTATCCCAACACAATTTAGGCCCAAAGATGATGGGCTAACAGGCCCAATTGACCAAAAATGTGAATTGAGAATTGAGGATGTGACCAAGAAAATCATACATGCATGACATCTTAAAGATAAAAAACAATTCAtgacccaaaaaaaaataataaaaaacaatcTATTTGTATGTTACCTAAGTTCTCTTCTCTGTTCAAGTTTAAGTAGATTGAATTACAAGAGTAGCATGCATGCATGACAtcttaaaaatcaaataataacaCTAACACCTAGATGATTAATAACCTAGTAACATAGATAGTTTGAATTTaggggaaaaaagaaaaagaaaaactaccATCTACTCTAGAACTTTATTGTTATGCTGCATCGTCATAATATTGTATATCGTTTTAAAagtgtttattttaaaataaatatgataaaaaaaattattataaaagaagtcttttttttatttttttataaatacttaaataattttttaaaaatttataatttatttttaaaaattataccagacattaatactattattttttataaattaaaaattaaaaaaaataactttcaaAACTTACCCAACGGACCCGTAATTATAAGCACTTAGATTATGGAATTGGAAAGCCAGGTATCAAGCTTTCAAGCATGTTGAATGTTCCTAACCAAAATTTCGACCAAGACCATGACTAATAATGCCAGCATTTAATTGGAACCTAATACAGAAATACTAGTGTTTTTCATTTTGGCGTAATTTCCACGTGGAAAACATGTGTCATTTCAATGCTTCCGTGTGAAGTCAGAGTAATCTCTCTGAATCTCTACTACtacaattcaatttcaattgaTGTATGTTATTACTCGGGCTTTTGATTCATGAACCAAATCTCGTGATATATTTTGAATTGAACGCATGAATCGCCATCTTTTATATTATCTTCaactttaatattattaatatttaaactcTTCAAATTTATATCTCTTGAACTAAGGGACTCATATAACTCCATTAGCTTAATTATTTgcttttcattttctgtaaaaTAAGAGGGTAAAAAAGAATTGCTCCATAAAACAAAAATTGTTCTCTTTCCTAGACTATATATTATAGActatttaatttatgtatataaaaatggCAAGTTGCATTGACATGCAAGTTCCAATAATATATTCAAATTCGCGTCGGTTGTTTGTGCACCTTACAAAATGCAGACAAAAGAAAGATAACCCATTATTGGCCAATGGATGAGACCGAAGCTGCGCAGCATAATCATTCATAAATAAGTTAAagtatcataaaaaaaaatataataaattctTTTTAGATGGTAACAAATTATATAGAACGACATTATATACATTATTTTTGTGTATATATTTCTTACAAAaggaatataaaaataaaaaaaatttaaagacaacaattttattaaattctatttaacatataactaataaaaaaaaactcatattatttaataaaatctcaTACTAATacaaatattattgataattacttaataattataaattacaaaaattactCCTTCATTCCTCTGCAAAAATTATCGGTCACACGCACCATGTGTCTTTATCGAAGAAGTTAAGTGGTATTGTCTAACCGCATACCCACCAATCACCATATTCTTCAGACttgagagaagaaaaagaatctTATCAAAAGAGAAGTGACAGAGAAAGAGCAACGAATAAGGCTTTTATGGAAAAGgagaataatatataatatataataataatataacactAATTACAACAAGAATCacattcaatttttattttacattaaaCAATTTTTGTATAATTAATATCCTATCATATATATAAGACGTAAAATTTATAAAGTGGTATGGATTGTACATCATGctatgaaataataaaagggcaATAATTAAGTAAAGAGAAAGTCTAGGGAGCCAATAGTCtaagcgtacaatgtgtacaatggaggtttaggaagtattagagatatgaccattagtgttacattgttCTGTCAGGTtacgcttttgggatgagtggtttcagATATGGTATTAGTGTTCTAGATctgaaaggtcaagagttcaaTTCTTGATGAACTCcaaaaatagtttaattttttattgagatgtttattatccttgGTATCCAGATGGTTATCCTTGATATCCAGATAGTTATTCTAGATAGTAtggtgatgttcattttattcatggATCAAAGATTTagtccattgtacacattgtatatttagtccattggctccctagcacTACTCGTAAGTAAATTTGAAATCTGAAAATAAGcgattataaaaaaattgttttcggTGCACAAAAGTAATAACTAATAAGTGTTCATAGATAATATCCGTTGAAAAGGAATATGCGGAGATTCGTAATGAAAGCAAGCCTCACGCCTAGTTTCCCAATGCATCCTACTGTTTGGATTATTCCATTCACACTTCTttaaagtataataaataaataaaattaaaatgtaaaataaCAATCCAGTTTCCATGAGTTTTTGGTTTAGCTTTCCGGGAATTTCGCGAATAATTTCTGTCCAATAAATTTGTTCAGCAGAGAGAGTGAAAGAAAGAGTGTTGTGTTTCTTTGTTGCTTCATTCGCCGCGCGAAAGAAACATTGAAACACATAAAATTGCCCCCAATTGCAAGAAAGCTGAATTGTGATTTGAGACACACTTCCACTTGCATCCCCTTCCTCTGTTCTATATATAAACCTTCACAACCAAACACGCCCTCTCATATCTCCGCcgtttctcttctcttttcttctatACGAACCCTATCTTCATACATTTATTCATCACTATACATTTATATTCATTCATTTCCCCCCAAACCCAATTCAATGGCAATCCCCTGCCCCCATTTCATTGCCTCCGAGAAAGCAGCCATGGAAGCTGGCCttcttctcccttcttcctctctCTGTCAGCTCATTCTCACCCAAGATGATTTGAAGAAAATTGCCGCCTACAAAGCCGTCGAGTACGTCGAATCCGGTATGGTTCTCGGTCTCGGAACCGGCTCCACTGCCAAACACGCCGTCGACCGAATCGGCGAGCTTCTCCGTCAAGGAAAGCTCAAGGACATCGTCGGAATCCCCACTTCCAAGAAGACGCACGAGCAAGCCCTCTCTCTCGGGATCCCCTTGTCGGATCTGGACTCTCACCCCGTCGTTGATCTCGCCATTGACGGCGCCGACGAGGTTGATCCTTACCTTAACCTCGTCAAGGGCCGCGGTGGCTCCCTCTTGAGGGAGAAGATGGTTGAAGGTGCTTGCAACAAGTTCGTTGTAATCGTCGATGAGTCCAAGCTCGTTAACTATATTGGTGGTAGCGGTTTGGCTATGCCCGTTGAAGTTATCCAATTTTGTTGGAAGTTCACTGCTTCCAGGCTTCAGAATCTCTTCCAGGAATCTGGTTGCATTGCAAAGCTCAGAACTTTGGGCGAAAAGGCTGAGCCTTATGTCACTGATAATGGCAACTATATAATTGATTTGTATTTCAAGCAGAGTATTGGAGATTTGAAGGCTGCCAGCGATTCCATTCTGCAAATCGCCGGTGTTGTGGAGCATGGAATGTTCATTGACATGGCTACCACTGTTATTGTTGCAGGTGAACTTGGCCTAACTGTCAAGAATAAGTAGTAGCTTAATTCAAACACCATTAAATGACATGAACAATAATGTAGGTAAAATTGGAATAGTCAGGGAGGTAGTTTAATTTGTAACGGTTGATGCTTTGACATTTGGGGGTGGCCTTTGGGGGGTTCTAACATACGATACCTGGTGTAGTTGCAATTGCTAGAGAAAGTATCTTAATTTCTCCGccaattttgttatttttgacCTGATTTGAGCAAGCAAGCATAAGAGAATTTTATAGACTTGCTGGGAATTGGAATTTTCAGTTCATGTAATGGCTCTTGTGTTTTGTACACAACTTGTTATTGAACTGATATTGTTTAACTTATTGAATTAATCCAATTCAatttttgctattttatattttggtGCTTAGCCTTTGTCTGATTCTAAAGTACTTTTTCTTTAAAATCAAGATGTAGCTGTTGTTCATAAATCACATGTAGTATGTTGTTGTATCCATTTAATTGTTATTTGGGGTCTAATAATTCGCGATTGTAAGTACACTTGTTAACAGggtttgtaaatttttgcaaaCGTGAAAACACTTTGTGGTAGGTAGATCATAACTATCCCCATTCATTGACTTGAAAAAAGATTAATTGTTCTGTACTTCTCTGTCTAACTGTCTTATGGCATTGCAAAAGGCTATAAAATTGTCGTCATTCAtgcattaaaatttttcaattatattGCCATGATTATTCAATAGTGTGAATACTCGAGCAATTATTAGCATTGTCATCTGTATTTGCTTGTACTCTATGAAAAGGAGACTTCAGCTGCCTACCTAACTTCACACATGTCGTGTGATCAAGTTGTGTTCTTAAGTAGTTGATGCTTCTATTAATGTGTCTATATTGATTTTACGGATGAGCATTAACATAATGGAAGATTGTCTTGTATTCACGACGAATTCTTCCTCATTAGAAACCATTGAAGCTTGTTATTTTGTCTTTAGACTTGGAAAGATGTGGCAGTTCTCACATTACTGGTATTATTTCATATCAGTTGTGTTGTATTTCTAGATATCAGATTATTTGAGCTAGGAAAAGCTTCTTATCAGTAATAGTATTCTGTGATTAATACATAATGATTAAGTCATGATAACCTTATTCATGTAAAATTGGTGTATGTTAAATTTTTCATGATTGGTTAATATTTTATCCGAGTTATGATCATCTTTGTGATCATTTATAGTATTTTATCATTGAAACCAATTCCTAATTCTCTTCTTACTACCTtcaatattatgtatttttttggTTTACTGTAATTTAATGTTGGATCAATAATCATACTGCAAcattcacaaaaaaaaaaaagaaagagtaaTAACCCAACTGTAACATGTTGTTGCTCTTTGATTTACAAGTCAGTTGGAAGGATGTTCtgttcaattcaattcagataTACTTTTGTTACATGTTGGCTTTAACATTAGATATTTAGATGAGATAAAACGTTCACTATAACTGCTTCATTGATAAATTATAACTAGGCTGCAAGACTAACTTATTGGACATTGGGTTACGAGTATATTTAATCATGCCCATACTTGAGttctttgaaaattaataagcTTTAGCATAGAAGATGCCAAAGTTATGGGTATGATGCTTGCAGTTGTTTGTAGCGACCAAGTAAACAAGTTACATACTGGTAATATTCTTGGTTATCTTAGAATTCTTTAGTTAACAATGCCGTGACTAGTGTTCTTTGTAATATGCTGACCCCAATTGCTAGGTGAGTTTCGGTTCTATCATCACTGATCTAGACCATTTCAACTTTTGTAATTgacttttgctttcttttttggAATCAAAGGTCAGAAACATGTTCGGTATAGGAGATTGCTTTAAAACacaattctaaaatttttttgttttatctcAAGTCGAATTTAATGTGGTGATTAAATTAGGTACTATAGTTTATCTTATCCATTTGAATGAAGAACTGGGGGCGGCATAGAATCCCTTTAATCCCGGAATTGCATGGGTAAAATAGAGCAGTTGTGTGTTGACTAAAGGTGTGCCTACTGCCTTAGACAccaaacaagaacaaaagatttGAAGAAGATATCACCACCCCTGCTTCCCATTCTCATTATTATTTTGTTGCGACATGTTTAAACATGACTCTCACCACTTTGGACTTAACAACCACACAACACAATACGGTAAGAATTGGATGCGTCTTTGAATTGGGCTGTGTAATGGGCTGAAGTCCAATTCTAAAAGAAACAATCTGTGCATGAGTGTTGTTGTCCAAAACGATGCACAAATCCAAATAGAGGGTTTTGTCATTGTGTAGATTGCAAGATTCTTCTACACATGTAGAATGCAATTTGTTAAGATCTTAGAAAGGATTGCTGCAAGACTGGGCCAGTTTAGGATGACAATTTCTAAAATATTGGGGCCAATAACTAGTGAAAATATAGGTTTTGTAGGTTATTAGTGTTGATTTCTAAAGTAATTAACAGAAGAAAATAAatgtttttaactatttttattggCGAAAGTTAGTGCAATCCAAATAAAGTAGGGAGTACAACACTCTTTAAAAGTTAACCTACTATTAAAAGTTATcaggtaaattaaatttatttattattattattatttttttttgtcatgggCTGAACAAACAAACCAGCACtaacaaaaatactaattttcCATTTAACACACGGACGACATTTACACCACAAAAATACTCAGgaaaatttgattgaattcCTTTATTATTCTGTTATTGTCGATGTGATGTCTTCAAGCATTTTCACTGTTTTATTTGTTGGCAGGTGCTTCCATTATCGTTCTGATTAGTCACAGATTTTAACGCTCTTGAACCCACCACATTCCACCTCTATCATAAATGATCGTCCGAAAAATTGCTGCCATAGAAAAGGAAGACGCATGTCTGTCGCTGCTGCTGGTTGGCTAACTCCAAACGCAAAATCTATTCTGTAGAAGAACCTCGGTCTCCATGAAGGCGCCATGATTCTCAGATGACGACATAGTCAAAGCACAAAATAGATGACAGTTACAACTTACAACAAGTTCattatcttttatttcaaattatccTCAAATTgtacataataaaataaaaaattaaaatataattatatttaaacaattatttgtatttttttattaatttattcaaaaaataattaaattttaaagttaattggtataaaatattacagatataaaattaagaaaaatttttatttgtataagaATGAgcctaataaataattattctatttaatatataattaagaatatttctttctttatcaaCGAGTTATAGTTCAAATAACATAGTTTTCATCCaagagttgataaaaaaaaaagaatacttcttttttttattaacttttttcaaacattaattatttattttacatgcaatatagaaataaatgaatataatatttattgagtAGACGCAATTacctaaaaaaattttattgtcaTAGTGTttgaatcaaataaaaaaatattatttaagaaaaaactaataatatatttttaataatattcttaatacaaaataataaattttaaatattttttaaatatatattaactaaaataataatatccaaaataatatattataatataataaataacatatttcaataaaaaattgttaataaaaattatataaatatttttatataatttttgtttcgcacaaaataaaattattatatgtttgtttgcttttatgtgtatatatgttctttttaattaatttatataatacaaattttttatcatttattcatattaatgttttaatttgtttcacacaaaataaaattatatatataatatatatatatatataacacaaattttttttcattgtctttatatttaatattatattttatttagcataaaacaaaatttatttaaattttaatattatatatataactcaaaattttttatcattgtgtttatatttaatattataatttatttcacacaaaacaaaattatttaaattttaatattatatacataatatattttaatatttttttaagattctaatatatctttttttttggatttagtacatgaattttaacttattttttatgtattatttattttaattttaaagtccAATAACTTTTTTTTGTACAGACAtgttgtttttaatatttatatactattttttatttttaacttcaGTCTAATATCTgagatttataaaaaaaaatctaaaatttataaaaaaataattaacctgATTAACAGGTTGCCTTTTTAAATCTAAaccattcaaataaaatataataaataaaaagttcaGATTTAATGAATTCATAAGATGTACAGCACTCCATACTTAACAAGAAACATTTAAGAATGAGCCATTTTTATTTGTGTGTAATGACCATTGACACTTTATTTTAGTccgcttttttttttttttttgttccgTAGATAATAAAACCATTGCCATTGACGAAGTAAGTTATATCACCATATGATTATTAGATGTTACTAATGCATATTCTATAAATATCATATAGAAAAAAACACAAttaaatttgtatatttttaatatattaaatatattaaaagttttaaatattttattaggataaaatatatttttgttcttaatatttgtaatttttttttaaaatatctctattatttagttatatttaattttatttttaatattttcgatTTGTATCAAAATTATTCCTAAATGTTAACTCCATGTAAAATATTagggataaaattaaaaattgttaagGATAGTTTTGacacaaataaaatatattaaagataaaattaaatgcATCAAAAATGTTAaggacaaaattaaataaaattaaatgttagaagtatttttgaaaaaacatTACAAAGGACAAGAATTATACTTTACCATTTTATTATTATGCTCTTACTTTCGGTTATTACTCATCAGCATATAActtttttatgaataaatagTCAAATTCGTCCTTGAAATATTACCCGTTTTCTAAAGGGACACTCTACTATACAGATTGAAGTGGGatagagagagaaaataaattctttttatagttatttttaattattttattgttattcaaAATGGGGGTCCTATCCTTTTTAATCTCTCTTTCATCCCATAAAAAGAAAGATCTATAAACTTACATCTTCACCGTATAATTCACCTTCTCTAAATTggtttttgaaatattttttaatcaaatttatcattaaaaattttttaattagtcaCATTAGTCATCCTGtcatttttgttacaaaaatgtCAAAATTTACTTATGTGACACATTAGTGATACCATGTTGACCACATTACGTACTTAGCAATCCTAATTAGCTGCTAACATGATAAGTTTATGCAATTAAATGAAATCAATTCCAAATTAAGGAGGATCTTGAGACggtgaaaatttttaatttagagttaatttgatctaattttataaatatatcatgttagttattaattagaattattAGGTATGTACTTTGGTGTCACTTAATGTACTATATTAACAAATTTTGATGTCAtaagcaacaaaaataaaaaaaattaatgtgactaacttaaaatttttaaaagacaaatttaattaaaaaactttttaagaatcaatttaaaaaataaataattttttaaagacaaaattaattatttatttatttttttaaaatccaTTTAAGCTTATTACATAGTAGGGGTGTCCATGGATCGGATCCGATCCGCATATCCGCGGTATTTATCCGAATCCGATCCGAAAATTGCGGATATGGATCCGATCCGCAAGGCtttcggatcggatcggatccgcAC from Arachis stenosperma cultivar V10309 chromosome 9, arast.V10309.gnm1.PFL2, whole genome shotgun sequence encodes the following:
- the LOC130950522 gene encoding probable ribose-5-phosphate isomerase 2 encodes the protein MAIPCPHFIASEKAAMEAGLLLPSSSLCQLILTQDDLKKIAAYKAVEYVESGMVLGLGTGSTAKHAVDRIGELLRQGKLKDIVGIPTSKKTHEQALSLGIPLSDLDSHPVVDLAIDGADEVDPYLNLVKGRGGSLLREKMVEGACNKFVVIVDESKLVNYIGGSGLAMPVEVIQFCWKFTASRLQNLFQESGCIAKLRTLGEKAEPYVTDNGNYIIDLYFKQSIGDLKAASDSILQIAGVVEHGMFIDMATTVIVAGELGLTVKNK